TCCCACACTCCAGCGATATTTGACTGCGGAAAACATTCAATACGATGTGATCCCGCATGACCCCACCATGTCGTCCGCGCGTACCGCCGAGGCGTGCCGGATTTCGGGGGACTGTTTGGCCAAGGCGATCGTGCTGCGGCGCGATGCCGGCTACTTGCTGGCCGTCCTGCCGGCATCGCGTCACCTTCGCCTTTCGGCTTTGAGGAACCAGCTTGGCGAGGACGTTGAAATGGCCGGGGAGTCCGAGATCGATCGGCTGTTCCCGGATTGCGCGCATGGGGCAGTTCCACCCCTCGGTCACTGTTATGCACTGCCGCTCATCGTGGACGACAGCATCGAGGCGCAGCCGGAGATCTATATGGAGGCGGGCGATCACGAGACGCTGCTCCATATGAGTCATGCGCAGTTTGCTCACCTGGTGGCAAGCGCACGACACGGCCGCTTTAGCGAGAAGCTGCCTGGCAGTTCCATTGTTTGGGAGTAAGCTGCCTTGGTTCAGGAATCTCGCCGGCAGCTAGTGTCCGAGGGAGGATTCGAATGACTTCGGTGCGACAGCTGCTTGATCATAAGGGCAGGAAGATCTGGTCTATTCACCCGGATGCTACCGTCTTCGATGCCGTGGCGAAGATGGCCGAAAAGGACGTGGGATCGCTGCTGGTAATGGAAGACGACAAGCTCGTTGGCATCATCACCGAAAGGCACTATGCGCGGAATGTTGTTCTCAAGGGCAAGACGTCTCCCGCAACGCCCGTGCGGGACATCATGGAAAGACGCGTCGTCATTGCGCGGCCGGAACAAACCGTTGAGCAGTGCATGGCCCTCATGAGCGATAAGCGCGTGCGTCATCTGCCGGTGTTCGAGGGAAAGAAGCTGGTTGGCATTGTTTCGATCGGCGACCTTGTCAAGAGCATAATCGGCGATCAGAAGTTCACGATTGATCAGCTCGTACACTACATCCACGGGTGAACAGCCGCCGTGGGCGGCTGCATACGATCCCGGACGGCTGATACTTATTCGATACCCTGCTCGCGAGCCTTCCACATCGCCGCGATCCGGAAGCGTTCGTTGATGGCGGCGGGACTGGCGAGGATCTCCGCCTCCGCCTGCTTGAAGGCGTTCGCTACGATCTCGGCCTCCTCGCGCGTCAGTGCCACCCTCCCGGCCATGTGCGTGGCTTCCGGCATGACCGTCCAGATCGCGCGCTTGTTGGGGTGCATCTTGACCTCGATCAGCTCGAACGCCTCAAGCTCTCCGTCGAGGCAGATCGCCAATCCGATCACTTCCAGCCTTCGGCCGTCCTGGGTGGTCTTTACCAACGTCGCCATGGTCAATCCGCCTCCTGCGCTGCGAGCCAGCTGTAACCGCCCTGATCCCAGAGTTGGGCCAGCGTCTGGTCGGGTTTCCAGTCCGGAAATTGCAATCGGATGGCGTCATAGTCGGTCCGAAAGCGCACCGCATCCTCGCCTTGCAAATGCGCGGCGAAGAAATCAGCCTTCGAACGCAGGATGAAGGCGGCCCCGTCTTCGCTGCCCAGCAGTTCGTATTCCGTGCCCTGTGCGATCAGGCTGACCGATGCTTGATTTCCGCTCATGGGCGCATCTCCCGGTCGGATGAAGGTCTCACGCGGCAACGGCTGGCGTATCCTCCGCCAGTCCCCATTCCGCCCAGGAGCCGTCGTAGACGGCGGCGGTCTTGTGTCCGAGCAGATAGAGCCCGAGCGCTACCACGCAGGATGTTATGCCGGAGGCGCAGCTCGTCACGATCGGGCGTTCGAGATCGATCCCGGCCATGGCAAATCGCGCGGCGAGCATGTCCGGCGCAATGAATGCGCCGGTGTCGGGGTCAATCAGGTCGGCCCACGGAATGTTCGTCGCGTTCGGGATATGGCCGAGCTTCTTGAACGGGAAGACGTCTTGCTGGGTGCCGTCGAATTTGGCGGGGCCGCGGGCGTCGATGACCTGCGCTGCAGCGGTCGCGAGATTCTCCTGCATTTCGCTCAAGGTACGAACCAGCGCGGGATGATACGCGGCCGTGAACGATCTCGGCTCCGGCCGCACCATCGACATGTCGGACGGCCGCTTTTCCTTGGTCCATTTGCCGTAACCGCCTTCAAGCATGGTGACCTTGTCGTAGCCGAAGACCCGAAACATCCACCAGACCCGCGCCGCGGCCGCTCCACCATACAGCCGGTCGTAGACCACGACCCGGTCTCCGTCGCCTATTCCGAGCAATCCGACCTTCTTTGCAAAGTCCGACGCACTGGGCAGCATGTGTGGAAGCGGGCTCGACTTGTCGGCTATGTGATCGATGTCGAAATGCACGGAACCGGGAAGATGACGGCCACGATACTGCGTGCGCCCATCGAGATTCGTGCTGGCGTGATGCCAGGTGCAGTCGAGGATCCGGACATCCGGGTCCGACAGATGCTCCGCAAGCCATTCGGTGCTTACCAGCGCTTCAGGATTTGCATAGGTCATCTCTGAATGATCTCCATGTCAGAAACTCGACAATCGTCGCCAAAGAGACATCTGACCGGCCGTTGCGATATGCCGGGCGGTAGCTCGGTGTTACGCCGTGGGCATCGGATAGCCGGTGCGCGGCCTCGTATCGTAGTATTCCGGCTTCTCCGGCCAGCCGCCCTCGGCGATGAATCTGAACGTCGTCAGCTTCACGGGCGCGCCTTGCGAGAATGAAACCTCGCTGAACTTGATCTCCCG
The genomic region above belongs to Bradyrhizobium sediminis and contains:
- a CDS encoding CBS domain-containing protein, translated to MTSVRQLLDHKGRKIWSIHPDATVFDAVAKMAEKDVGSLLVMEDDKLVGIITERHYARNVVLKGKTSPATPVRDIMERRVVIARPEQTVEQCMALMSDKRVRHLPVFEGKKLVGIVSIGDLVKSIIGDQKFTIDQLVHYIHG
- a CDS encoding aminoacyl-tRNA deacylase gives rise to the protein MSIAPTLQRYLTAENIQYDVIPHDPTMSSARTAEACRISGDCLAKAIVLRRDAGYLLAVLPASRHLRLSALRNQLGEDVEMAGESEIDRLFPDCAHGAVPPLGHCYALPLIVDDSIEAQPEIYMEAGDHETLLHMSHAQFAHLVASARHGRFSEKLPGSSIVWE
- a CDS encoding sulfurtransferase; translation: MTYANPEALVSTEWLAEHLSDPDVRILDCTWHHASTNLDGRTQYRGRHLPGSVHFDIDHIADKSSPLPHMLPSASDFAKKVGLLGIGDGDRVVVYDRLYGGAAAARVWWMFRVFGYDKVTMLEGGYGKWTKEKRPSDMSMVRPEPRSFTAAYHPALVRTLSEMQENLATAAAQVIDARGPAKFDGTQQDVFPFKKLGHIPNATNIPWADLIDPDTGAFIAPDMLAARFAMAGIDLERPIVTSCASGITSCVVALGLYLLGHKTAAVYDGSWAEWGLAEDTPAVAA